A region of Bacillus cabrialesii DNA encodes the following proteins:
- a CDS encoding LysE family transporter: MHSLLAYIPIAAMMVIIPGADTMLVMKNTLRYGAKAGRYNILGLATGLSFWTVIAILGLSVVIAKSVFLFTTIKYLGAAYLIYLGIKSFFAKSMFSIDDMQSQAATTAPSPKRYYKTSFMQGSLSNILNPKTVLVYVTIMPQFINLNGNINQQLIILASILTLLAVLWFLFLVYMIDFAKKWMKNSKFQNAFQKVTGIILVGFGIKTGLS; encoded by the coding sequence ATGCACAGCTTACTCGCATACATACCGATCGCTGCCATGATGGTCATTATTCCGGGTGCAGATACGATGCTTGTTATGAAAAATACCCTTAGATATGGCGCGAAGGCTGGCCGTTATAATATTCTCGGCTTGGCAACAGGACTTTCCTTTTGGACGGTAATTGCCATTTTAGGTTTATCAGTGGTTATTGCAAAATCGGTGTTTCTTTTCACAACGATCAAATATTTGGGAGCCGCATATTTGATTTATTTAGGAATCAAAAGTTTTTTTGCCAAAAGCATGTTTTCTATAGATGACATGCAATCCCAAGCAGCAACCACGGCACCTTCTCCGAAACGTTATTATAAAACTTCCTTTATGCAAGGATCACTTAGTAACATTCTCAATCCTAAAACGGTTTTGGTTTATGTTACAATCATGCCCCAATTTATCAATCTGAACGGAAATATAAACCAGCAGCTCATTATTTTAGCTTCCATCTTAACTTTATTAGCGGTGTTGTGGTTCCTCTTTCTCGTTTATATGATTGATTTCGCGAAAAAGTGGATGAAAAATTCGAAGTTCCAGAATGCTTTTCAAAAAGTAACCGGAATCATATTAGTTGGTTTTGGCATCAAAACGGGTTTGAGCTAA
- the levR gene encoding transcriptional regulator LevR, whose product MKRIDKIYHQLVHNFHDASLDHLLKVQGNSAKEIAEQLKMERSNVSFELNNLVRSKRVIKIKTFPVRYIPVEIAERLCSRKWDTEMMEVKDLELFSGNSKPNHQSISTNPLELMIGAKGSLKKAISQAKAAVFYPPNGLHMLLLGPTGSGKSLFANRIYQYAIYSDILKAGAPFITFNCADYYNNPQLLLSQLFGHKKGSFTGAAEDKAGLVEQANGGILFMDEIHRLPPEGQEMLFYFIDSGSYNRLGESEHKRTSNVLFLCATTENPNSALLKTFLRRIPMTIHIPSLEERSLKERLDLTTFLLGKEAERIKKNLSVHIDVYNALIHSAKFGNVGQLKSNVQLVCAHGFLHNLDRDEVIELTVRDLPDEIKQEWMSSSKNMQRSKAISEYVNITTIISPIVEDETTKIDEDLSFNLYHLIEEKVKTLKKEGLAKKDINQYILTDIHLHVRSFFHHRAFQKDSLLTFVEDDVIQMTKQLKEIAEHELDCTFDRKFIYFLSMHIDAFLKRGKQIDVLNTQETDEIRDTHVKEYRVAMIFKDKIQEHFKVAIPEIEVIYLTMLIHSIKSLKENKRVGIIVAAHGNSTASSMVEVATELLGSTPIAAVDMPLTVSPSEITECLAEKMKQVHEGEGVLMLVDMGSLAMLESKLEEKTGIAIKTISNVTTSMVLDAVRKVNYLNLNLHAIYQSVTKDFIELWERQPAASGKKKALVSICTTGGGTAKKLEDILTTIVNKASDTPIHILTVSSIKLANSIKEIEKEYEILATVGTKNPKINAPHVSLEVLIEGEGERVIQQAITKGSIPLSNGLNEANIIVRELCEDSLKKYLVFLNPHHLIEMLLEWLQTVQDELGVIFNNAVLIKVIMHTAFAFERVIKQNPIAFSEEEEINDQLNEMVNVTERTLAPYEEKLGLRISDDEKLFIAAIFAEEVHGQLF is encoded by the coding sequence GTGAAAAGAATAGATAAAATATACCATCAGCTCGTGCATAATTTTCATGACGCCAGCTTAGATCATCTTTTAAAAGTACAGGGAAATTCAGCAAAGGAAATTGCTGAGCAACTGAAAATGGAGCGGTCCAATGTCAGTTTTGAATTGAATAATCTTGTCCGGTCCAAAAGGGTCATAAAAATTAAAACGTTTCCTGTACGATATATCCCAGTCGAAATAGCGGAAAGATTATGCAGCAGGAAATGGGATACAGAGATGATGGAAGTGAAAGACCTGGAGCTGTTTTCGGGGAATTCAAAACCGAATCATCAATCTATTTCCACGAATCCTCTAGAGCTTATGATTGGAGCAAAAGGCAGTTTGAAGAAAGCGATTTCCCAGGCAAAAGCAGCTGTTTTTTATCCGCCGAATGGTCTGCATATGCTCCTTTTAGGGCCGACGGGTTCGGGTAAATCCCTTTTTGCGAACCGGATTTATCAATACGCCATTTACTCTGACATTTTGAAGGCGGGTGCACCGTTTATTACATTTAACTGCGCAGATTACTACAACAATCCTCAGCTATTGCTTTCTCAATTATTTGGACACAAAAAAGGTTCATTTACAGGTGCCGCAGAGGATAAGGCTGGTTTAGTCGAACAGGCCAATGGGGGCATTCTATTTATGGATGAAATCCACCGCCTTCCTCCAGAGGGGCAAGAAATGCTGTTTTATTTTATTGACAGCGGTTCTTATAACCGGCTTGGAGAATCTGAACATAAGCGCACATCGAACGTATTGTTTCTTTGCGCCACTACAGAAAATCCAAACTCTGCACTATTAAAAACATTTTTGCGAAGAATTCCGATGACGATTCATATTCCTTCGCTTGAAGAGCGATCGCTTAAAGAAAGACTGGATCTGACGACATTTTTATTAGGGAAAGAAGCAGAACGGATTAAGAAAAACCTGAGTGTGCATATAGATGTCTATAATGCGCTTATTCATTCTGCAAAATTTGGGAATGTGGGACAGCTGAAATCAAATGTCCAGTTAGTTTGCGCACACGGGTTTTTACATAACCTCGACCGAGATGAGGTTATTGAATTGACTGTTCGGGATCTGCCGGATGAAATCAAGCAAGAATGGATGTCCAGCAGCAAAAACATGCAAAGAAGCAAAGCCATATCTGAATATGTCAATATTACAACGATCATTTCTCCGATTGTAGAAGATGAAACGACAAAAATTGACGAAGACCTTTCATTTAACTTGTATCATTTGATCGAGGAAAAAGTGAAAACCCTCAAAAAAGAAGGATTAGCCAAAAAGGATATTAATCAATACATCTTGACTGATATCCATTTGCATGTCAGAAGTTTTTTTCATCACCGGGCGTTTCAAAAGGACAGCCTGCTGACATTCGTTGAAGACGACGTGATTCAAATGACAAAACAGTTAAAAGAAATAGCTGAACATGAGCTGGATTGCACATTTGACCGTAAATTTATTTATTTCTTGAGTATGCATATTGACGCGTTTTTAAAGCGCGGAAAGCAAATTGATGTTTTAAATACACAGGAGACTGACGAAATTCGTGATACTCATGTGAAAGAATATCGGGTGGCGATGATTTTTAAAGATAAAATTCAGGAACATTTTAAAGTAGCCATCCCGGAAATAGAAGTCATCTACTTAACGATGCTGATTCATTCCATCAAATCGTTAAAAGAGAACAAAAGAGTCGGTATTATCGTGGCTGCGCATGGAAACAGCACAGCGAGTTCAATGGTTGAGGTCGCGACAGAGCTGTTAGGGAGCACTCCAATTGCGGCAGTCGATATGCCGCTTACGGTTTCACCTTCAGAAATCACAGAATGCTTAGCTGAAAAAATGAAGCAGGTTCATGAAGGTGAAGGTGTTTTAATGCTTGTAGACATGGGATCACTTGCGATGCTGGAAAGCAAACTGGAGGAAAAGACAGGCATTGCCATCAAAACAATCAGCAATGTTACGACATCAATGGTGCTGGATGCTGTCAGAAAGGTGAACTATTTGAATTTAAATTTGCATGCGATTTATCAATCGGTCACGAAGGATTTTATCGAGTTATGGGAGCGGCAGCCAGCGGCATCCGGCAAAAAGAAGGCATTGGTCTCCATCTGCACGACAGGCGGCGGAACGGCCAAAAAGCTGGAAGACATCTTGACAACGATTGTAAACAAGGCTTCCGACACCCCGATTCACATATTAACCGTTTCATCCATTAAATTGGCAAACAGCATAAAAGAAATCGAAAAAGAGTATGAGATCCTTGCGACAGTCGGAACGAAAAATCCTAAAATCAATGCGCCGCATGTATCATTAGAAGTGTTAATTGAAGGGGAGGGGGAAAGGGTGATTCAACAGGCGATTACAAAGGGCAGCATTCCGTTGAGCAATGGATTAAACGAAGCAAATATCATTGTCAGGGAGCTTTGCGAGGACAGCTTGAAGAAGTACCTTGTCTTCTTGAACCCCCACCATTTGATCGAAATGTTATTAGAATGGCTGCAAACCGTTCAAGATGAGCTGGGAGTCATTTTCAATAATGCGGTTTTGATCAAAGTCATTATGCATACGGCGTTCGCCTTTGAAAGAGTGATTAAGCAGAATCCGATTGCTTTCTCAGAGGAAGAAGAAATCAATGATCAGCTGAATGAAATGGTGAATGTGACAGAGAGGACATTAGCCCCATATGAAGAAAAGCTTGGACTTCGAATAAGTGATGATGAAAAATTATTTATAGCCGCCATATTCGCTGAAGAAGTGCATGGCCAGCTGTTTTAA
- a CDS encoding amino acid permease has protein sequence MTGNSTKDNFGQQQKLSRGLKNRHIQLMAIGGAIGTGLFLGSGKSIHFAGPSILFAYLITGVFCFFIMRSLGELLLSNTGYHSFVDFVRDYLGNMAAFITGWTYWFCWISLAMADLTAVGIYTQYWLPDVPQWLPGLLVLIILLIMNLATVKLFGELEFWFALIKVIAILALIVTGIILIAKGFSAASGSASLTNLWSHGGMFPNGSHGFILSFQMVVFAFVGIELVGLTAGETENPQKVIPKAINQIPARILLFYVGALFVIMCIYPWNVLNPNESPFVQVFSAIGIVAAASMINFVVLTSAASAANSALFSTSRMVYSLAKDHHAPGLLNKLTSSKVPSNALFFSAIAILIGVSLNYIMPEQVFTLITSVSTICFIFIWGITVICHLKYRKTRPQAAKEIKFKMPFYPLSNYLTLAFLAFILVVLALANDTRVALFVTPVWFILLIIMYKVNTFKGHKMK, from the coding sequence TTGACAGGCAATTCTACTAAAGACAATTTTGGACAACAGCAAAAATTGTCTAGAGGCCTTAAAAACAGGCATATACAATTAATGGCGATTGGAGGTGCAATCGGAACAGGCCTATTCTTAGGTTCAGGAAAATCCATCCACTTTGCGGGACCATCCATTTTATTTGCTTACTTGATCACTGGAGTCTTTTGCTTTTTCATTATGCGTTCGCTCGGAGAACTGCTCTTATCAAATACGGGATATCACTCTTTTGTTGATTTTGTAAGGGACTATTTAGGCAACATGGCAGCGTTTATCACTGGCTGGACCTATTGGTTCTGCTGGATTTCTCTCGCGATGGCTGATTTAACGGCGGTCGGAATTTATACGCAATATTGGCTTCCCGATGTGCCTCAATGGCTTCCGGGTCTTCTTGTGCTTATCATCCTGCTGATCATGAATCTTGCCACCGTTAAACTTTTCGGAGAATTGGAATTCTGGTTTGCATTGATCAAAGTCATTGCCATACTGGCTCTTATCGTAACTGGTATTATCTTGATTGCGAAAGGTTTTTCTGCAGCTTCCGGCTCAGCCAGCCTCACAAATCTTTGGAGCCACGGCGGCATGTTTCCAAATGGATCGCATGGATTTATCCTTTCATTTCAAATGGTGGTCTTCGCTTTTGTGGGAATTGAACTTGTTGGACTGACAGCAGGTGAAACAGAAAATCCCCAAAAAGTGATTCCTAAAGCCATCAATCAAATCCCTGCCCGGATTTTACTTTTTTATGTCGGCGCACTTTTTGTCATTATGTGCATCTATCCTTGGAATGTTTTGAATCCAAATGAAAGCCCATTTGTTCAAGTGTTCTCTGCTATAGGCATCGTTGCCGCTGCCAGCATGATCAATTTTGTTGTATTAACATCAGCGGCATCAGCAGCCAACAGCGCTTTATTCAGCACAAGCCGCATGGTCTATTCTCTCGCAAAGGATCATCACGCACCTGGATTGCTAAACAAATTGACTTCATCTAAAGTGCCAAGCAATGCGCTGTTCTTTTCAGCCATCGCCATTCTGATTGGCGTTAGCCTGAATTATATAATGCCGGAGCAAGTCTTTACACTGATTACTAGTGTCTCAACTATATGCTTCATCTTTATTTGGGGCATTACCGTGATTTGCCATTTGAAATATCGAAAAACAAGACCGCAAGCAGCGAAGGAAATCAAATTTAAAATGCCTTTTTATCCATTATCCAACTACTTAACACTCGCATTTCTCGCCTTCATTCTTGTCGTATTGGCACTGGCGAATGATACACGTGTTGCTTTGTTTGTCACTCCGGTCTGGTTTATTTTATTGATTATTATGTATAAGGTAAACACTTTCAAAGGACATAAGATGAAATAA
- a CDS encoding TrmB family transcriptional regulator, producing MKENMLDILKNLNFTEYESKAYLALLQESPLTGYAVAKKSGVPRSKIYEVLESLVLRGDVFVSHGNTPQYVPVPAKELIKNRRLKAEEHFDQAEKYFEKFEQTANDRENIWNITGRSEILEKVKACILSAKKRILLEIWKEDFEEIESELRQAAKQGVIVTIIAYGDITSDFATVYLHDMSSEITEEYDGRWLVYSGDDSEVVAGIVSLGNDSRAAWTMHVGLVMPITEVIIHDLYLMEILKKHRELLEGSFGENLIQLRRKFSIHSDFKKHYLE from the coding sequence ATGAAGGAAAACATGTTGGACATTTTAAAAAACCTTAATTTTACCGAATATGAATCGAAAGCTTATTTGGCTTTATTGCAAGAATCGCCTTTAACGGGCTATGCCGTCGCCAAAAAATCCGGAGTGCCCCGCTCTAAAATTTATGAAGTATTGGAAAGCCTTGTCCTAAGAGGAGATGTTTTTGTAAGTCATGGCAATACGCCTCAGTATGTCCCTGTCCCCGCAAAAGAACTGATAAAAAACCGTCGGCTTAAAGCGGAAGAGCATTTTGATCAGGCTGAGAAATACTTTGAAAAATTCGAACAGACCGCAAATGACCGGGAAAATATCTGGAATATCACCGGGCGCAGTGAAATTCTCGAAAAGGTGAAGGCTTGTATCTTATCCGCCAAAAAAAGAATCCTCTTAGAAATATGGAAAGAGGATTTTGAAGAAATAGAATCAGAGCTTAGACAGGCTGCAAAGCAAGGTGTAATTGTCACCATTATCGCATATGGAGACATCACATCTGATTTTGCTACTGTTTACCTTCATGATATGAGCAGTGAAATTACAGAAGAGTATGACGGGCGGTGGCTTGTCTATAGCGGAGATGATTCAGAAGTTGTAGCAGGTATCGTTTCTCTTGGCAACGACAGCCGCGCTGCATGGACGATGCATGTAGGTTTAGTCATGCCTATTACTGAAGTCATCATTCATGATCTGTACCTCATGGAAATCCTGAAAAAGCATAGAGAGCTTTTAGAAGGAAGCTTTGGGGAAAATCTCATCCAGTTGCGCCGCAAATTTTCTATCCATTCCGATTTCAAAAAACATTATCTGGAATAA
- a CDS encoding YrhK family protein gives MAPKEENDIKKELKRYEQFFKKRYKILYTVNDFIIGALFLVGSFFFFYDQFKSAGIWLFAIGSLLLLIRPTIRLIHDFHYRKYVERQFKHQSSTDG, from the coding sequence ATGGCACCTAAAGAAGAAAATGATATCAAAAAAGAACTGAAACGATACGAGCAATTTTTCAAAAAACGATATAAGATTCTTTATACAGTAAATGACTTTATCATTGGTGCCTTGTTTCTTGTTGGGAGCTTTTTCTTTTTTTATGACCAGTTCAAGTCAGCAGGGATATGGCTGTTTGCGATTGGAAGCTTGCTGCTGTTAATCAGGCCCACGATCCGGCTGATTCATGACTTTCATTACCGAAAATATGTGGAACGCCAATTTAAACATCAATCTTCAACAGATGGCTGA
- the levE gene encoding PTS fructose transporter subunit IIB produces MNIVLARIDDRFIHGQILTRWIKVHAADRIIVVSDDVAQDEMRKTLILSVAPSNVKASAVSVSKMAKAFHSPRYEGVTAMLLFENPSDIVSLIEAGVPIKTVNVGGMRFENQRRQITKSVSVTQEDIKAFETLSDLGVKLELRQLPSDASEDFVQILRNVTK; encoded by the coding sequence ATGAACATAGTGTTAGCAAGAATTGATGACCGCTTTATTCACGGCCAGATCCTGACAAGATGGATTAAAGTCCATGCGGCAGACCGAATCATCGTTGTCTCCGATGATGTCGCACAGGACGAAATGAGAAAAACGCTGATCCTTTCTGTTGCGCCTTCCAATGTAAAGGCGAGTGCCGTTTCTGTTTCAAAAATGGCAAAAGCGTTTCATAGTCCGCGCTATGAAGGAGTAACGGCAATGCTCTTGTTTGAAAATCCGTCGGATATTGTATCTCTTATAGAAGCAGGCGTCCCGATCAAAACAGTAAACGTCGGGGGAATGCGTTTTGAAAATCAGCGCAGGCAAATCACAAAGTCAGTTAGCGTCACACAGGAAGATATAAAGGCATTTGAAACATTAAGTGACCTGGGCGTGAAACTGGAATTGAGGCAGCTGCCTTCAGATGCCAGCGAGGACTTTGTACAGATTTTACGGAACGTAACAAAATAA
- the levD gene encoding PTS fructose transporter subunit IIA, which yields MISVIISGHGDFPIALKESSGMIFGEENNLIAVPFLKGEGIQTLQEKYHQALKDIPEENEVLFLVDIFGGTPYNAAASFIAEGERMDMAAGVNLPILLEVLSLREHVTLKALLNNLKTMSQQSFQVCSEHLEKVKTANQETREDEL from the coding sequence ATGATTTCAGTTATTATCAGTGGTCATGGAGATTTTCCCATAGCATTAAAAGAATCTTCAGGGATGATATTCGGTGAAGAAAATAACCTCATTGCAGTGCCGTTTTTGAAAGGGGAAGGCATTCAAACGCTGCAAGAAAAATATCATCAGGCGCTCAAGGACATTCCGGAAGAAAATGAAGTGCTATTTTTAGTTGATATTTTTGGAGGGACCCCATATAACGCGGCCGCTTCCTTCATTGCTGAGGGTGAAAGAATGGATATGGCAGCCGGCGTCAACCTGCCGATTCTGCTGGAGGTCTTAAGCCTGAGAGAACACGTGACGCTCAAAGCGTTGCTGAACAACTTAAAAACGATGAGCCAGCAAAGCTTTCAAGTGTGCAGTGAACATTTAGAAAAAGTAAAAACAGCCAATCAAGAAACAAGAGAGGATGAATTGTAA
- the levF gene encoding PTS fructose transporter subunit IIC, translating into MSSLQIILLLIIAAITGIASVLDEGQTHRPLVACTLVGLVLGDLKTGIILGGTLELMALGWMNVGLAMAPDTAIASVISTILVITADQGIGEGIAVAVALAAAGQALTIFVRTITVFFIHRADRYAKEGNIKGIEIMHITAMVFQALRVMIPTLIVALISVSAVQAFLGNIPDVITKGLQIGGGIIVVVGYAMVINMMNIPYLKPFFYIGFLLAAFTDFNLVGFGALGLCLALLYQQVMQKHSAHGAVAAASDSGSVAVYDDDDDDLDA; encoded by the coding sequence ATGTCTTCATTACAAATTATTTTGTTGTTAATCATTGCAGCAATCACCGGTATCGCAAGTGTATTGGATGAAGGGCAGACGCACCGGCCGCTTGTGGCCTGCACGCTTGTTGGCTTGGTGCTCGGGGATTTAAAAACGGGAATTATTCTTGGAGGCACACTGGAGCTGATGGCGCTGGGCTGGATGAACGTCGGCCTTGCCATGGCACCTGATACAGCGATTGCCTCTGTCATCTCAACCATTTTAGTCATTACCGCTGATCAGGGAATTGGCGAAGGCATTGCCGTCGCCGTTGCTTTGGCGGCTGCGGGTCAGGCGCTGACGATTTTTGTGCGGACGATCACTGTCTTTTTCATTCACCGTGCTGATCGATACGCAAAAGAAGGGAATATAAAAGGAATTGAAATTATGCATATTACCGCGATGGTGTTTCAAGCGCTGCGCGTCATGATACCGACATTGATTGTCGCATTGATCAGTGTCAGCGCTGTCCAGGCGTTTTTGGGCAATATTCCGGACGTCATTACAAAAGGGCTGCAAATTGGCGGAGGCATTATCGTTGTTGTCGGATATGCCATGGTAATCAATATGATGAATATTCCTTATTTAAAGCCATTTTTCTATATTGGATTTTTATTAGCAGCGTTTACCGATTTCAACTTAGTAGGATTTGGAGCACTTGGTCTCTGCCTGGCGCTTTTATATCAGCAGGTGATGCAAAAACATAGTGCGCACGGAGCAGTCGCCGCAGCATCAGACAGCGGCAGTGTTGCTGTTTATGATGACGATGATGATGATCTTGACGCCTAA